The genomic interval CCTCAATTGAACCCATGTCTGTAGGCGGTTGATCCTCCGTAAGATATATGATGTATACTCGGATATGGGGGAAATGATGAGGTTTTCAAAAGTAGATTTCTGGGCCATTGGCCGGGTTGATGCTTTATGTAAATACATTAGTTGGTAGCTCATGATACATTAGGGCCATCAGTATCCACCACGTATGATGCCCTGCATAGTTATCCGAACCCCTTCCTACCTCATATTGTAACTGGCGACTAGAATGTAATAATGTGTCGGTAGAAGAAGTATGGACTAGATCGGCATACCATCCATGGCTTACTCGCATATAGCGTTGGAGGGGCATTGTTGCATCATGCAGGATTTAAACGAGATGTCTCTCCGAGAGATTCCTTTGAATGAGGTAATCTATTCCATTCTGTAGGTTTACGGTACAGGGTACTGTATTGGGCTCTTACACTGTGTCTTTCCCAGTATGATGAATGCCGTAATGGATGGGGAGGAATTGCGGGCTTATGTCCCGTACTTTCCAGACGCCTCACCGTTGTAAAGCATAAATGCGGATCCCCCTAGTTATGGGGTTTGGTATGCACCCTATAGCCTGCAAAGTACTAAATCCACCGAGGTATTCATAGTACCTTTGATAAAGAGCAGCCCTGCGCAGTCAGTAGGCATCAAAAGATTTGAGATCTAGTTTTTGCATGAATGGAACAGCGAGGATTGTACCGATTCCACCCCCTTACTGTTCTTGTCGAAATACTGTAGTTGGGATCGTCACCTTCTAAGCCTAGAGTAGCAGTAGCTAGCAAGAATGGAAGCTCTATCCCTTCCTCGGGTAATGTTAGAGTGCATCTAACCATGTCTTGGCTTTGCGGCAATTCCACTGTGCCACTTCCCAAAAAGGTGGTTTCCGCCTTGTGGGTGTTTTATGCCCCAAACAAGTATAGAGTTGCCAGCTAAGGTTCCTGAAAGCTATCGGCATGGAACACACACGTCCTAGGAGATAAAATGATAGTGAATTAGAGggaaaatatagaatattccGGGTAATTAGTCGTTGGATTAACAACATTTTGGCGTGAGAGGTTGACCATCCCAGCCATTACAGCAATTGATATCTCTGTCGCTACTGTTCAGAATTGAAACGGAGAATATTGTCAGTGATAAGAACAGATCCCCGGCTACCTAGCATACTGATAATATACTGAGCTATAGCATGTTGCTTTGCAAGTAAATTTGTATTTCTAATTTCATCCAACCACGTGACAAAAATCGATTGCTGATAGTCCTCGAGAGGCTTTTCTCGGGACTGGACACTTTTTCGTAGCTTGATATGATGGAACGGCTTACATGTGAATCAGATTCTTATCAGGAGGGGCTTAAGGCGCTTGGTAATTTCTTATAGTTCTCGACAGGGCTTCTATCGCTGTAAATGATGGTGAGTTACTGCCCTGAAATAAAGCCTCGAGATATAGCTGAGCTTTCTGATCTGTGTTCTTGCACTGacttgaaaaagaaagtagaTATTGACACGTACTACTACCACAGCACGAGGGCCCAAGATATGAAGGGTAAGAAATAATAGACTAGTCCCAAATTCCCATCTGCACCCCGTGAATTACCCAAATAGTGTTTCCCATGCCTTTCCTCACCTCACTATCATCGTCACCTAATACCGGCTCATCATGCACTTGTATCTTTCCTTGAGCCACTTGTcaacttccttcttcataGTGGGGATATAAAATACGTTTGGCTGCAATTCATGACATATGCAGGAGACAACTTGATCCGAATGACTCCGGTTTCCAGTAGATTGAAATGGTTAAACACAATAAACCATTCTCTGCCCCCAAAGATCAGATCAACATCGTCCCCAACAGGGGTCTCCCTGAAGGACGTTCTTTGAGCGGTTCGGTCTATCTCAAGCCAGACATCCTATCCATCCGTCGCCGATCAGATCCCGACCAAGCCAGAGCTGTTGCTATGCATTGGTGGGTGTACCAGGATGGATTACCCGTGGAGCAATGCGCTCGGTCAAAGCTGCAAAGCCTAACAGACCGGATCCAGCAGGAAACCAGGTTCTCTATATTAGTCGGGTTTGGAGTGGGGTTGATTCAAATGCAACCTGTGACCACCAACCCAGAAGTGCAATATGAACCTAATAACACGATCATTTCTTGACCAACTATGACGGCGAGTGATGAGACACTTCTGGAAATTCCTTAAGACGTTGAAGCCACGCCGAAGGATATCGTGATCGAGATTGAGCAACTTCATGCGGACGCGGCTCTGGGGCAATGAACTTCTTTTTGCTCGCAGAAAGGCCATTGGAAGCCGTTGATCGCCTGGCCATCACTCGCCAGACTATCATGAGAGTTGCACGTGAACATGATATTCATACAACATTCCATTTACGATCTGTTCCTGGTACGGCCGGCAATGGGGCCCATGGGCATTTGTTACGGAGAGGAGATGAATAACCATTTCTGATATTGAACTTTGTGCTCGCCCCACAACACAGACAACaactccaccacctccgcccTGTCCTTCCGCACTGGTTCTCCTTTGCTCTTCCCGGTCTCGGACTCTCTCCTAGGCCTTTGCCATCTGCACGGGTGGCGAGTATCCCTTTCTGAATCTCATTACCAATCTCCTGTATAGTACTACTCTATATAAACCTTTGCATACAAAAATCTGctacatacgaccatagggtgtggagaacagggcttcccgtccgctcagccgtacttaagccacacgccgggaggttagtagttgggtgggtgaccaccagcgaatccctcctgttgtatgtgtttcttatttttttttctcatcgTTGTGTTGTTTATTGCTTTGCCAGCCAGGTGGTCCTAACTGCTATCCTCGGCATGCTGGAATGGATATCCGTATTTCGTAAATACGTCGCACCCAACCGATTTGGCCGGATTTCGAATATGATCTGGCGCTATATCGAGTGAGCAGAGGCTGTCAGCGTCAGTCCGATATTCAGGTATATGATATCCAGAAGTGCCAAAAACATCGAAACTGGAAGAGTAAGCCGGGCCGCGGATTTTGAGAAGTTCGGGGACGGGGTTCGGGTTACGGGTACGGAAGAACGAGCTGAAGATATCATTCAGTATCTGGGAGTGACGGATATCTCGAGAGTCGTAGTATGGGTTAACATTCTGAGTCTTCGAGTTCAAGGTACCCCAGACAGGCAGGACGTCAGATGTATGGCATGTGGCGTTATAGTTGGTATTGGGAGAGCAGACTTTTGGGGTATCGATAGTGGTTTGAACGTGGCCGTGTTGAATCTGGACGGTATAGATAACGGGAAGTACTGTACGGGCACCGTGCTGGAGGAGATAGGCCTGAGGGCAGAACCATTTCGAGTGGGTGAGAGCGTTGGCACCGGTGTTTCGGAGACTGTCTAGGTCGCTGGAGTTGATAGGGAAGGCGTCTGAGTTTATAAGAGACTCGGCCAGACCAGCAGGATAGACAGCGTTGAAGAATAGGCCAAGTGCAACTTTCGTGTTGCCAAGTAAAGGAATATGGGGAACATAGCGATCCACGTATAGGGCAGCTTCATCGGCCACTGTAGTAAACATAATAGGGACAGCGTTAGGAAGACGATTAGTCGCAAGCAAGGTATGGAATTGATCGTCAATAATGCCTGAACCATGGTCATCGACAATAGGCATAAGTGGTGAGCTAGAAACCTGGAATTTCTTGGTATGCAGATAGTCATCTCCTACAGCCTTCGCAATTTCATCCGATGCATGCATAAATTCGGTAGAATTGTCGAGATATTTAGCCGCAGGGACAGAACGCAGACAGGACAACATGACAAGCTCATCAGAATCATCACATCCGACAGCCTTTGCAACCTTTGGGGTAATGATCTCTGTGTACACCTGACGTGAATACCAGGGTATATCCAGGGCAGCTGACTGCACAACTGCACCGGAGAAAAGGCCACTGGCGGCACTTGAAGACAGCATTGCAATTACGCTTTGGCCCCCAGCAGACTGGCCAAATATAGTAACCTGTGA from Aspergillus flavus chromosome 7, complete sequence carries:
- a CDS encoding FluG family protein, with the protein product MVKHNKPFSAPKDQINIVPNRGLPEGRSLSGSVYLKPDILSIRRRSDPDQARAVAMHWWVYQDGLPVEQCARSKLQSLTDRIQQETRFSILVGFGVGLIQMQPVTTNPEVQYEPNNTIIS
- a CDS encoding putative camp-regulated D2 esterase, which encodes MYFQSLAVAALFCLLAIVRSEAPKAPPRIDSLGTLLALKYNYLDPWNSGTAAVLSYEPLSNAEAHARCGAIGESLYPFQDTSELNRTELGYELDYLVHIQDLQPYSTLWVGSSGTSGHACTAYSQKDKAAIPLPCHRKLPTLCTSSAPPTKDKHREPVKSSRLSVSFDDYDITGYRDARSFRFLGIPFANPPVNELRFAPPQPYTGQKEIDATSLPASCIQSQSGFGTLENSRISEDCLYLNIYTPVLPAQRGKNVTHRPVAVYFYGGGFTKGSTAMIDYDGGNFASRNDIVVVTVNYRVGALGWLATNKLTTGSYGTRDQILALKWVQQHITTFGGDPSQVTIFGQSAGGQSVIAMLSSSAASGLFSGAVVQSAALDIPWYSRQVYTEIITPKVAKAVGCDDSDELVMLSCLRSVPAAKYLDNSTEFMHASDEIAKAVGDDYLHTKKFQVSSSPLMPIVDDHGSGIIDDQFHTLLATNRLPNAVPIMFTTVADEAALYVDRYVPHIPLLGNTKVALGLFFNAVYPAGLAESLINSDAFPINSSDLDSLRNTGANALTHSKWFCPQAYLLQHGARTVLPVIYTVQIQHGHVQTTIDTPKVCSPNTNYNATCHTSDVLPVWGTLNSKTQNVNPYYDSRDIRHSQILNDIFSSFFRTRNPNPVPELLKIRGPAYSSSFDVFGTSGYHIPEYRTDADSLCSLDIAPDHIRNPAKSVGCDVFTKYGYPFQHAEDSS